The Actinomycetota bacterium genome contains the following window.
CTGGACCATTTGATGTCTTGCTCTCGTTGATTGCAAAACATCGCCTCGATGTCACTGCGCTTGCGTTGCACACCATCACCGACGACTTCATTACCTACATCAAAGAGCAAGGCGACAACTGGGAACTAGATGAAGCCACCCAGTTTCTAGTCATCGCAGCCACACTTTTGGACCTGAAAGCTGCTCGTTTATTGCCAGGCGGCGAAGTTGAAGATGAAGAGGATTTGGCGGTGCTCGATGCGCGCGATTTATTACTTGCGCGTTTGTTGCAGTATCGCGCATTCAAATTAATGGCAGGGGACTTCGCTCATCGCCTTGCTACTGCTGGCCGGGCACATCCACGATCTGTTGGCCTAGATCCACAGTTCCAAAAACTTCTGCCTGAAGTTGTGTTGGCCCTTGGCCCAGATGATTTTGCAAACTTGGCCGCCAAAGCACTAACGCCAAAGCCGGTTGAAGTGATTTCGGTTTCCCATTTGCACGCGCCAAGAGTCTCGGTACGCGAGCAGGCCGCAATTTTGGTGGACCGCTTACGCCGAGCTGGACATAGTGACTTTAGAACCCTTACTCGAGACTGTGACAGCACACTGCTAATCGTGGCGCGGTTCCTGGCGCTACTTGAGCTGTATCGAGATGGAGTAGTGCTATTTGACCAGCCAGTCCCGCTCGGTGACTTAAACATTCGCTGGGTTGGTGGCGACAAAGACGGCATCGGGGCCAATATTGACGAGTTCGATGCTGCAGCCGCTGCTGACTTTGACCTAAAGGCCGGCGCAGACGAACTATTGCACGATGTACTTGATGGTGACAGGTTGGCTATTGATGATGCCGAGCCACTAAGTGACGAATCTATCGATGAAGAGCTTGATGGTTTCGACGAACAGGCCGA
Protein-coding sequences here:
- a CDS encoding segregation/condensation protein A; amino-acid sequence: MSAPADAELTSTTSEQATDSFLVQLDEFSGPFDVLLSLIAKHRLDVTALALHTITDDFITYIKEQGDNWELDEATQFLVIAATLLDLKAARLLPGGEVEDEEDLAVLDARDLLLARLLQYRAFKLMAGDFAHRLATAGRAHPRSVGLDPQFQKLLPEVVLALGPDDFANLAAKALTPKPVEVISVSHLHAPRVSVREQAAILVDRLRRAGHSDFRTLTRDCDSTLLIVARFLALLELYRDGVVLFDQPVPLGDLNIRWVGGDKDGIGANIDEFDAAAAADFDLKAGADELLHDVLDGDRLAIDDAEPLSDESIDEELDGFDEQAEAMWARLAAELGDVLDTSPPSDLVTREEDEDE